TATGTTTCACAGAACCAGTCTATGCAAAATTATTAGCAGTATTGTCTTGTGTACAGTACACTGTATTTGCGAGTTTCATACTTGACTGACAGTATTTGTTTGGTTTCTATCTTCCAAAGAGTTTACCTGTCAGGCTTTGGCCCCGGGCTGTGTTTCCAGGTGTGCAGTCCAGCCTCGCTCTCTGCACTGCAGCCTCACCCGAGATCCCCAGTGATGGCGGGGAGGCGCTTGCCCGCTACAAGGACAGACCATGGGACTACCTGGAGAGCGAAGGTATGGAGATAGGAATTTGAATGTCTACTCTACACACTTTTTAAAGGGATGGTTCTGCATACCCAGACTAAGtatgctcaatggagaatctccatgcAAGTAGTCCAGGATTAGTGTAATTCATTTGTTAATCTATCCATGTGtgtccatccacctctcctatttCTAGAGTACATAGCGCTCTATGGAACCAGTCCAGTGTGGTCTGACTACAGGAGGAACCACAAAGGAGGTATTCCTCCTCAGAAGACGCGCAAGACTTGCATTGTACGTGTAACAGAGCTGGTTCTGTAACCTTGACTGATACTTGTGACAGTTCGCCAAGCTATTGCCCAGGCTTTGGGGTGTGCACAGATGATCAGAGGATGTATTCCATGATGCTGTCTGCTCTATAACTCCATATTATATTCTCCACTAAACAGATGTGACTGCAACCTCAACACTTTGTTTCATTTTCAGAGAGGAGACAAGATATGTGGGAACCCCTGTCCAATCTGTCGAGACTCCAATGTCATCATTAACTATCAGGTCTGGTCTCTCACTCATGTAACACACACGCATTTTGAGCGATTGAAGATTAATTACAGTTGATTGGTTTGTTTGTTAATCAATGGCCCATTGTCTTCCAGTAGAACGTGAAGCTACTGCAACAGTTCATCAGTCCAAATACAGGCATTGTCTATGACTCCACACGGACAGGTAAGATATGTTCAATTTACCTAATATGTATACAATTCTATTTATCATCCATGCTGAATTCAGCAGGTGTTATCTAAATAAGTTATTTGATTGACTAACACAGTTGACACGTGAAACTGATACTGCAAATAGGTGTTTCAGTGATAAACATTTCTCCATAAAGTAAACAACCTTTTGCAAGGTTTCAGGTAACCCAAGTGCCACATTTTATATTATCTCCATCTCCATTTTTATCCAGGAGTGTGTCAGAAACAGCAAAAGCAGCTCAATCAGGCGATTGGCACTGCAAGAGACCATGGTAAGTTCAGCCTCTGTGACTAAGGAGCAGAATGCTAGAGCTCTACAGTAATAATGGAGATTCGCATTTTTGTGACCAGCCCAGTGCTTCAACAAGGCCACCAAAACAGAAATGTAGTTCTCTACAGTACATTGTCCATATTTTTTCCAGGGCTTCTACCCTTCCAGGTTCCTCATGTGGACTTCTCAGGAGAGGACTACTCCAACTGCCATGACGCAGTGGGCTCaacccctcctccccccaccaTTACCTCTGGTGATCCTTGGTACCGGTGGTACCACACCATACAGCCAGACGAGACTGAAGTGGCTAAAGTCAAGAAGACCTATAAGGCATATTTGAAATAGACAAGAAAGACCTACCTGAAATTGATGAGGGTGTATCAGAGGAATTATGGTGAAAGTTTGAGGATTTAATTAGGTGTTTCTGGACAGAGAACATTTTGTTCATAAAACACATTAGTGTCAAAGTATTCAGAttgttagtgttttgtttttggACCTTAAGCTAAATTGCCTTTCATATTTCTAGTCTTACGCAAACGATATGCTAAAACACATCAGACTAATTCCAGACCCTTCTCCTTCCAGGCTACAATTTATCAGCTCAGTTACTGTACATGCTATATGGACCATCCACGAGTAATCTGTCTAATCTCATATCCATGGTTTTGTATTTAAAGAGAAAGTGGTACAATAAAAACATGTAAGATGCAAAATCATTTATTTCATTGCCTTTTTGTCTGTAGGAAATACTTAATACAGGTATGTTTATTCCAAGTTAAGAGCTCTACATGTATGGAGCCAGTGGTAATCTATTGCAAGTACTTCAGCATATTGCTTTCTTCCTGTCCCATTGTTACATGGGTGAGACATGCCTATTTGTTCAGTCAAATTCTGAATTCCAAATCACCCCCTTGCCCAAGACATTTCTGGATCCTATCAGATCTACAGGTGTGGGGCAAGGGGGCAATTTGTAGTTCTGAAAATGTATCTCATAGGCCGAGAGGATACTGCAGTACACCAAGGGGTGTGTCTTAATAATCCAACGCGGCTTCCTTGACTTCAGCCATGATGTTGCCTAAACATATCCTAAGTTTTCAAATGATCAAGGAAAGGAAGCCACTTTAGACTATGAAGATGCACCCCAGCACTGAGCTAATTACATAGCCAGCATCAGCAGTGGGTTATATTACATTTCTATTTCCTCCTGGGGTCtgttcaaaatggcaccctattccctacatagtgcagtaccatctgaccagggcccatagtgctctggtcaaaagtaatgcactatattagggaatagagccctggttCTGCTGTAGGTAGGTCACTCCTTGACCTTGTGGACCAGGGTCTCCCCCAGTGATTCCAGGACCTCCCGTTTGTAGTCCTCAAAGTCTCCGTCTATCTGGTTGACGGACCGGTCCTCCACCACCCACAGCTGACAGGCTGTCTCAGTGATGAGCCGGGCATCGTGACTCACAATGATCACCGCTACGATGGGACAACAGCAGGAAAGAGGATATAACCATAAGAGTCTATCTACCGAAGGGCACCATCAGTAGCATGCAAATTATGTTTGTTGACCGCCACTTTATTTATGCCATCACTACACCAATTTCAGAGGCTACTTTCTGATCCTACATTTtaacaaaaataaacattaaCAGCCTCATACTGTGTTCATACCTCCTTTGTACTCGTTGATAGCTTCTGATAAGGCATCGATCGACTCAATGTCCAGGTTGTTAGTAGGCTCATCCAGGATGAGAACGTCAGGTTGCCGACAGGCCAGCTCAGCGAACACCACTCTGGCTTTCTGACCACCtggatggagaggaacagagaagacATTTAGAAAACAGAtcgacacacacactggatgacGGTGTGTGTGAGCGCGAATGTTTCTATTCCTAACCTGATAGTTTGGAGATCTGGATGGTGTGTGCGTGGCTCTCCAGTCCGAAGCGGCCCAGACACTTCCTGCTGTCCTGGTAGGGCAGGTTGAAGTTCCTCTGGAGGTACTCTGTAGCTGCCTCCTCCATGTTCAGCTGGTCAGCATACTGCTGGTTGAAGAAGCCCACCTTCAGCCGATGGTTCTTTCTCATCTCCCCCTTAGACTGAAAGGCAAATCAACACACATTTAGCTTGACAGTTACACCCATCAGTGCACAAACACTTCTGCTGTATTTGTTTGTCTGTGTATATATAGATCATATGTGTTTTTGTTTGAAGGGAAACTTACTGGATTTAACCTGCCCGTGAGAAGTAGTAGTAGGGTACTCTTCCCGACTCCATTGGGTCCAACTATACAAACTGAACAAGGAAAAAAAGAGTTAAGGTATAGTATGGAGGCTAATGACCAGAAAGTCCAACGTGTCGCAGGTATGCAAACAGAAAAGATTTCTACTTACTTCTAGTCTCCATGTCGATACCAAAGTCCACATTCTTGAAGAGGGGTTTGTGTCCCTCAAAGGCAAAGTCTACACCTGAGACAGAGCAGAGGGTTAAACAGGGATATACAaaaagtgagagaggaagaggggaaaaaaagagggagaacTCACTGTGCAATccgaggatgggaggagagagagaaggggggttggGGAAGGTGAATTTGACAGTGTACTCTTTGGGTCGTTTGAGCAACTCCGTAGCTTCCtgactctcctcctccactcctcccttttTCTTTCCCTTTGCTTGCTTCCTGGTCAAGGCTTCCTTAGTCTGCTTCTccttgagagagacagaaaacagtggATGATGGgagaagtacagagagagagacagaaccatGTCTAAACAGAGGTAGCTGTCCTGTACTCACGGCCTGTTTGGTGGACTTCCCTCCAGCCTTGAGATCTTTGAGCTTCTTCTCCTGTTTGTCGTACTGTTTCTGAAGCTCCTTCTGCTTCTGAACATACATCTTCTTAAATGTcactgagaaacagagagagagaagcttcaATCTATAGAACATGGATCTAACTgcaagtggctctggataagagctccTGCTAAATGTAAATTTGTATAGAACTAGTCATACATTAGTTTTTTATGTGTTGTTTGTGGGGTAAGAGAAATAATGTACATCGCTAATAAACTCACAGTAGTTCCCTCTGTAGTAGTAAAGTTTCTGGTTGTCCAGGTGAACTATGTCAGTACACACATCGTCCAGGAAACTCTGGTCGTGAGACACGATGAGGAGAGTCTTCTTCCAGCCCTGAAGGTAGCTAGGAGGAGAGATTAACATATTAGGCATTGCAGTGGTATCATTACAGATCCAGGGCAGAAAGGAGACCCATTGAGTAAGCAGCTGCATGAAGTGTGGCCCTGTGAAATAAGTTATATTAAAGTAAAAGGCTGCGTGTGGTGTGCCCTTACTTGTTGAGCCAGATGACAGCGTTGAGGTCAAGATGGTTGGTGGGCTCATCCAGCATCAGCAGTGTGGGCTCCATGAACAGAGCTCTGGTAGGAGAGAGCCACTGGAAGCTTAGAATTCATTTTCACTGCGGTTTTTATTTCTGCGTTATACTTTCGTTCATTTTAATTCTCTGTAAAAGTGACATTGTAACAATGCACTTTGAATTACGTTTGACTTGACCAGAAGTAGCTGAAGAAATTCCCATATTGCTAAAACCTCTATAATCAAATCATTTCAGATGTATAGAATTGCCTTGGGAGGGCTAAGGGGTCAACAGATATGAGcttaatttgacctatatttTAACAGAAACATCCAAGATGGCAGCATGTCAAGTCGTTGTCTGTGACTAGTAGTTTTTAACCTACTAATAATCTATGAATTAATGATGGAACAAATCTACAATTTCCTTGTTGTGTATCGCAAACTATTTCGTTTTGCTGGTGTAAAGATCGCGGGTCTCCCTCAACCTCGGATAACTTTTTCCCGCTATTTGCACTTCTTCACTTGAAGTTTACCAAAGTAACCCTCTCTCTGGCTGGCCTGGGTTCTATCCTCAGCTTTCCCTCTGCAGATTGTCTCGTCCAAGCTGCTCCTCTTCGCTCTCCGCCTGGCTGTCAGAGGCAGCTCAACAATCCCCAAGCCCTTCTCTCAATCGACCCCCACactcacatgcatacacacaggcCCCTCTCTCACCTTACCTTTCCTTGTCTCTATTTCTTACAGCTTACAGTCGCTGGGTGAGTAcatctgacaatgtgctctcccgTCCATTAGACATTTTGTCTGCGGGAACTCGCTCTTTCACTCTGCCCACTCGTCCAAGTGCCGATGCATTTGGGGCATGATGTGAACACTGTTTTGTACTGTCTGGAAACTCACTTGTAGAATTAGCTTGCAGTAGGTCTCATGCAAGTAGAAGCCATGCAAGGTTATTAAACAGAGGTTCCTAGTTATTCTTATTTTGTTGATATCAGGTAACGTGCAACCTAACCATGGcactgatatgcaatgtctccaaaccccctctgaTTTTAAATCTAGATCTGGTCTAgttatttttaatttaaatgtaCACAGCCCGTTGTCAAAAATTGATGGGGTTAGGATTTGGGCTAAATCAACTGATGTAATTGTATTTTCTGAAACCTGGCTCAGCAAGTGTGTTGTTAAGGATATTTGGTGGTTAGGTTATTAGCTGGCCAAAGGTAGGTTACATGAAAAGCGCAATACTATTAATATAACCGTGTGTTAATGTGGGTTTTCAATGAATTTTTTTTGAATCATGAaactcatctgcatttcctgtaaattctcagcaacaaaagagtgatcgaATTTAGATCCTACACCTGCACTTGGAATTCAGAAAAAACTGCACCTGGCTAGTGAGACTCTCATCCTCCAGCCTCCAGAGAACTTCTTAGTAGCTCTGTTCTGCATCTCTGGGGTGAAGGACAGACCAGCCAAGATACGACGGGCTTTAGCCTCCGCTGCTGCTGCCCCGATGATCCTCAACTCCTCATAGACCTGgttgagacagacacacaatatGTACACATGCAGTGGTTAAGTCGATTGACAGATATTACATTACTATCTGAATGCAGGCTAAGAGACCATGACTCTCTTTTTCCAGTTACCAGTCTGAATGAAAACCTGACCCCAGCCCTGTATTCAATAGATTATCATAGCAATTAGGAAGTGGCTATTTTGCCTGGCAGATCTAAGATTGTTTTAGGGTTCAATTTTGATGTTTCCCCATACCTTGTCCAGTCTCTCAGCCACGCTGTCTTCTCCTTTCTCCAGGAGAGCCTGcaactgtctctcctcctctaggaGCTTCAGACGCCTGGTGTCTGCCTTCAACACAGCCTGGACCGCTGGGGTGTCATCCGCCATCACCTCTATGAAGATATGGAGAGCACGACAGTGTGTTAAAGGGAGACAACATAGTGCAGGTGTAGTGAGACGggtagagagaaaggaagggagaagaggggtgagagagaggataagggaaggagacagagagaaaggtatggtgggggggggggggggggggttcttcagAGGACAGGTGACATACCTTGCTCACAGAGCAGCACATCAATGTTAGGAGGGATACTGAGAACTCTGTTGGCGATATGTTTCAGAAGCGTGGTCTTCCCCTTCCCGTTAGGTCCAACCAGACCGTAGCGTCTTCCTGCCACCACCAGGAGATCTGCATTGACAAACAGCTCTTTCCCGTGAGCTGATATACTGAACCTCTCCAGCTGGAGGAAACAAAGAGCAGCACATTAAAACACTGAAACCACGATAGGTGAACTCTGATACTCCGAACTTTAGGGCTTCCCACTTGACATTCAGTAAGGCATGGTTGAAGGGACTAACCACCTCATACTCACACTGTGTGCTTACAAAGAAACATTTAATACATAAAGTGCAATGTTTCAGTAACATAGACATTCATCAGCCATTTGATGAATCCCAACAACCATCCTCGTCCGTTCAACCATTCTTCTTGTGTGTGATAAGATGttaaactacatgaccaaaagtatgtggacacctgctcgtcaaacatcttactccaaaatcatgggcattaagtTGGTCCCCtccttgctgctataacagcctccactcttccaagaaggctttccactagatgttggaccattgctgcagggacttacatccattcagccacaagagcattacggaggtcaggcactgatgttgggtgattaggcctggctcccaaaggtgttcgatggagttgagctCAGGGCTCTGCGCAATCCAGTCCTTCCACATCgatcgacaaactatttctgtatggacctcgcttgtgcacaggggcattgtcatgctgaaacaggaagttccccaaactgttgccacaaagttaaaagcacagaatcgtccattaagatttcccatcactggaactaaggggcctagcctgaaccatgaaaaatagccccagaccattattccgcctccaccaaactttacagttggcactatgcattggggcaggtagctttctccaAATCCAGCTTactctgttggactgccagatgatgaagagTGATTCATCTCTCCAgggaacgcatttccactgctccagagtccaatggcggcgagctttacaccactccagccgacacttgttATTGCGCATGGCGATATttggcttgtgtgcagctgttcggccatggaaatccatttcatgaagctcgcaagacacagttcttgtgctgacgttggttccagatgatttttacgcactGCGTCCTTCAGCACCCGGcggtccctttctgtgagcttgtgtggactaccacttcgcggctgagccattgttgggGCTAAAcgtttccaattcacaataacagcacttacagttgaccatgACAGCTCGagaagggcagaaatttgacgaactaacttgttggaaaggtggcatcctatgagggTGCCACGTAGAAattcactgaactcttcagtacgggccattctactgccaatgtttgtctatggagattgcatggctatgtgctcgatttaatacacctgtcagcaacgggtgtggttgaaatagccgaatccactaatttgaaaggggtgtctacatacttttgtttgtgcctgtgtaatataatagagagatgTGTCGATTGAGTTGATTTTTAGTCCTATTGAATTTTTCTTCAGTAAAATAAATAGGTTCTATGTAGTTCTCTcaattcttcagaataaagaaacACTAGAAAAGTTGAGAGGGTCAGGTCACCTTGATATCTGATGCGTTCTCCAGCATGGCCTGCCTGGAAGACAACTCAGCCTGGGACACGGAGAAGTCTCCCTCAATGGCGTTGGCAGCACGCACACTGGCTACCTGCTTCTCATACTCAATCTAGAAAcaaaggcacagacacacacttccaATTCATAAAATGCTTCTGTCTCTGGTTTGGCCCAAAGGCTCTCAAAAAGGTCAGTATTTGtagagtatatacagtaccagtcaaaagtttggacacacctactcatttgaagatttgtctttatttagactattttctacattgtagaataatagtgaagacatcaaaactatcaaataacacatatggaatcatgtagtaaccaaaaaagtattaaacaaatataagatatattttagattattcaaagtaaccaccctttgccttgatgacagctttgcacactcttggcattctctcaatgagGTAGAACCCGGAATGCTTTTTCAGCACTCTCGAAGGAGTTCACACacatgttgagcacttgttggctgtttttccttcactctgcggtccaactcatcacaattgggttgaggtcgggtgattgtggaggccaggtcatctgatgcagcactccatcactctccttcttggtcaaatatcccttccacagcctggaggtgtgtttgggtcattgtcctgttgaaaaacaaattatggtcccactaagcccaaaccagatgggatggggtatcgctgcagaatgctgtggtagccatgctggttaagtaggccttgaattctaaataaatcacaaataatgtcaccagcaaaggacccccacaccatcacacttcctccatgcttcaaggtgggaaccacacatgtggagataatccgttcacctactcggtGTCTCaaaaagacacggtggttggaaccaaaaatatcaaatttggactcagaccaaaggacagatttccatcggtctaatgtccattacttgtgtttcttggcccaagcaagtctcttcctattggtgtcttttagtagtggtttctttgcagaaatttgaccatgaaggcctcatacacgtagtctcctctgaacagttggtgtgtctgttacttgaactctgaagcatttattggTGCTGCAATTCGAGGTGCAGTTTTGTGCcgatttctgagactggtaactaatgaacttatcctttgcagcagcgGTAATGCTCggtctgtggcggtcctcatgagagccagtttcatcatagcgcttgatggtttttgtgactgcacttttaaagtacttgacattttctggattgactgaccttcgtgtcttaaagtaacgatggattgtcgtttctctttgcttatttgagctattcttccTGGTAATGTGAACTTGGtctatcaaatagggctatcttctgtataccacccctaccttgtcacaacacgactgattggctcaaacgcattaaggaaagaaattccactatttaacttttaactaggcacacctgttaatttcaatgaattccaggtgactacctcatgaagctggttgagagaatgccaagtgtgtgcaaagctgtcatcaatgcaaaggatggctactttgaagaatctaaaatagatttagattggtttaacacttttttggttactacatgattccatgtgtgtcatttcatagttt
The DNA window shown above is from Oncorhynchus mykiss isolate Arlee chromosome 18, USDA_OmykA_1.1, whole genome shotgun sequence and carries:
- the mrps18b gene encoding 28S ribosomal protein S18b, mitochondrial, translating into MAASIRGVGRILCRVTPLLLQNIRQNKSLPVRLWPRAVFPGVQSSLALCTAASPEIPSDGGEALARYKDRPWDYLESEEYIALYGTSPVWSDYRRNHKGGIPPQKTRKTCIRGDKICGNPCPICRDSNVIINYQNVKLLQQFISPNTGIVYDSTRTGVCQKQQKQLNQAIGTARDHGLLPFQVPHVDFSGEDYSNCHDAVGSTPPPPTITSGDPWYRWYHTIQPDETEVAKVKKTYKAYLK
- the LOC110496456 gene encoding ATP-binding cassette sub-family F member 1 isoform X3, with protein sequence MPKKAKEDAEWEGEEGAVAPSAVAEKSVKKGKKDKKGKKSFFDELATDNKTEKEDEIVLKEMQGKQKKKKDRRKGRSGEGDDDDEDMMEKLKKLSVQASEDEEEEVVAPGKGKGNKGGNIFAALSQGDSDDDGGDDERLMNKAPSDDEEEKKDGDEKTAVKKNMKPEAKPAPKATEEDEAEDEKPQPKKGKKEQPKRMNKPARPPRSEDEEAEDDEDDTMKCAEDVIAEQEQEKGDDPFANMSKKEKKKKKKMIEYEKQVASVRAANAIEGDFSVSQAELSSRQAMLENASDIKLERFSISAHGKELFVNADLLVVAGRRYGLVGPNGKGKTTLLKHIANRVLSIPPNIDVLLCEQEVMADDTPAVQAVLKADTRRLKLLEEERQLQALLEKGEDSVAERLDKVYEELRIIGAAAAEAKARRILAGLSFTPEMQNRATKKFSGGWRMRVSLARALFMEPTLLMLDEPTNHLDLNAVIWLNNYLQGWKKTLLIVSHDQSFLDDVCTDIVHLDNQKLYYYRGNYLTFKKMYVQKQKELQKQYDKQEKKLKDLKAGGKSTKQAEKQTKEALTRKQAKGKKKGGVEEESQEATELLKRPKEYTVKFTFPNPPSLSPPILGLHSVDFAFEGHKPLFKNVDFGIDMETRICIVGPNGVGKSTLLLLLTGRLNPSKGEMRKNHRLKVGFFNQQYADQLNMEEAATEYLQRNFNLPYQDSRKCLGRFGLESHAHTIQISKLSGGQKARVVFAELACRQPDVLILDEPTNNLDIESIDALSEAINEYKGAVIIVSHDARLITETACQLWVVEDRSVNQIDGDFEDYKREVLESLGETLVHKVKE
- the LOC110496456 gene encoding ATP-binding cassette sub-family F member 1 isoform X1 encodes the protein MPKKAKEDAEWEGEEGAVAPSAVAEKSVKKGKKDKKGKKSFFDELATDNKTEKEDEIVLKEMQGKQKKKKDRRKGRSGEGDDDDEDMMEKLKKLSVQASEDEEEEVVAPGKGKGNKGGNIFAALSQGDSDDDGGDDERLMNKEVEKVHKGKKKDKPKPKAKAPSDDEEEKKDGDEKTAVKKNMKPEAKPAPKATEEDEAEDEKPQPKKGKKEQPKRMNKPARPPRSEDEEAEDDEDDTMKCAEDVIAEQEQEKGDDPFANMSKKEKKKKKKMIEYEKQVASVRAANAIEGDFSVSQAELSSRQAMLENASDIKLERFSISAHGKELFVNADLLVVAGRRYGLVGPNGKGKTTLLKHIANRVLSIPPNIDVLLCEQEVMADDTPAVQAVLKADTRRLKLLEEERQLQALLEKGEDSVAERLDKVYEELRIIGAAAAEAKARRILAGLSFTPEMQNRATKKFSGGWRMRVSLARALFMEPTLLMLDEPTNHLDLNAVIWLNNYLQGWKKTLLIVSHDQSFLDDVCTDIVHLDNQKLYYYRGNYLTFKKMYVQKQKELQKQYDKQEKKLKDLKAGGKSTKQAEKQTKEALTRKQAKGKKKGGVEEESQEATELLKRPKEYTVKFTFPNPPSLSPPILGLHSVDFAFEGHKPLFKNVDFGIDMETRICIVGPNGVGKSTLLLLLTGRLNPSKGEMRKNHRLKVGFFNQQYADQLNMEEAATEYLQRNFNLPYQDSRKCLGRFGLESHAHTIQISKLSGGQKARVVFAELACRQPDVLILDEPTNNLDIESIDALSEAINEYKGAVIIVSHDARLITETACQLWVVEDRSVNQIDGDFEDYKREVLESLGETLVHKVKE
- the LOC110496456 gene encoding ATP-binding cassette sub-family F member 1 isoform X2, producing MPKKAKEDAEWEGEEGAVAPSAVAEKSVKKGKKDKKGKKSFFDELATDNKTEKEDEIVLKEMQGKQKKKDRRKGRSGEGDDDDEDMMEKLKKLSVQASEDEEEEVVAPGKGKGNKGGNIFAALSQGDSDDDGGDDERLMNKEVEKVHKGKKKDKPKPKAKAPSDDEEEKKDGDEKTAVKKNMKPEAKPAPKATEEDEAEDEKPQPKKGKKEQPKRMNKPARPPRSEDEEAEDDEDDTMKCAEDVIAEQEQEKGDDPFANMSKKEKKKKKKMIEYEKQVASVRAANAIEGDFSVSQAELSSRQAMLENASDIKLERFSISAHGKELFVNADLLVVAGRRYGLVGPNGKGKTTLLKHIANRVLSIPPNIDVLLCEQEVMADDTPAVQAVLKADTRRLKLLEEERQLQALLEKGEDSVAERLDKVYEELRIIGAAAAEAKARRILAGLSFTPEMQNRATKKFSGGWRMRVSLARALFMEPTLLMLDEPTNHLDLNAVIWLNNYLQGWKKTLLIVSHDQSFLDDVCTDIVHLDNQKLYYYRGNYLTFKKMYVQKQKELQKQYDKQEKKLKDLKAGGKSTKQAEKQTKEALTRKQAKGKKKGGVEEESQEATELLKRPKEYTVKFTFPNPPSLSPPILGLHSVDFAFEGHKPLFKNVDFGIDMETRICIVGPNGVGKSTLLLLLTGRLNPSKGEMRKNHRLKVGFFNQQYADQLNMEEAATEYLQRNFNLPYQDSRKCLGRFGLESHAHTIQISKLSGGQKARVVFAELACRQPDVLILDEPTNNLDIESIDALSEAINEYKGAVIIVSHDARLITETACQLWVVEDRSVNQIDGDFEDYKREVLESLGETLVHKVKE